Sequence from the Mixophyes fleayi isolate aMixFle1 chromosome 4, aMixFle1.hap1, whole genome shotgun sequence genome:
tcgtcaccggaacggattctgattaaattgtaagcaccacgaagatccaacttagtaaaaatacgggctcccttgatgcggtcaaatagctcagtgatcaacggaatgggataccggttcttgatagtaatggcattgagtccacgaaaatctatacaagggcgtaatgatccatccttctttttgacaaagaagaacccagctccagcgggcgaggtggaaggtcgaatgaacccacgctggaggttctcccgtatatattcagatgtagcttgagtttcaggtaacgagagtggatagacccggcctctgggaggagtcttgccaggaagaagatcaatcggacaatcccaagaacgatgaggaggaagacgttcagactgagctttatcaaaaacatcggtaaatgaagcatattgaggagggagtcccggtgaaatagctgaaatggaagcttgctgtaccttgagaggaatgacttgggaaaggcaatgatggtgacattcaggcccccaagacgtgacttgaggggtgcgccagtcaatctggggagagtgacactgaagccatggaaggcctaggacaatcggacttgtcgtaacaggaagaattaaaaacgatatctcttcatgatgcagagcaccaatctgaagggttactggagacgtactctgggtgatgagaccgttgatgagacgtgatccatcgatagccgtcacagtaatgggagtttttaaggtaatcattggtagagaccattgattaactaacgatttggaaataaaatttcctgctgctccggaatcaatcaatgcctgtgactcaaaggtcttggtagcaaaggaaatagtcacatcaaaagcgcagactttagatttcatagacgatggagaggactccagggaccctaacttcacctctccagaactagttagggcctggcatttcccgatctcttagggcaggagctgaggacatgagtggaatcagcacaatagatacagagtctattcttgactcttcgtttcctctcctcagaagataacttggaacgtccaatctccatgggaatcacagcgggtgacactggacgaaattgagggttagagcgaaaaggtgctttagcagaagtcgttttctcagcctctctttcacgaaatctcatatcaacacgatggcatagagagatcaaatcttcaagtgacgaaggaagctcttgggtagtcagtgcatctttaattttatcggaaagcccctgccagaaggcggcaactagggcttcagtgttccactgaagttcagaggctaagatcctaaattgaatgacgtactggcctacagtatgagatccttgtcgcagacggaggatgctggaagcagcggaggtcacacgacctggttcatcgaacacacttcggaatgtagaaatgaatttggcactatcttgtaatattggatcgttcctctcccacagaggggaggcccaagccagggcttgtcctgaaaacaaagagataagataggccactctggaacgatgggtagaaaaattttgaggttggagctcaaaatggactgaacattggttaaggaaacccctacaagttttggggtctccatcgtactttgacggagtaggcaggtgaagcgtggaagctatagacacctgggatggcaaaggggaaacggaggaaagcacaggagcttcagtagtagctgtcacagtctgtccagatgttccttgggaggttaatgactgataacactgaagtaacagctgttggcgggcatcctgttgctccacacggctaaccagatgttgcagcatctctttggcggtaggttccacatctgggtctgtcatggcctgatcttactgtcacgggcactaggagtctttacccagggatcaccagatggtaggcttaccagagcaatgtagatggtaatagggtactctggtagctgggtgatcacggaacatgaaatgatggccgatgagatgctcaggaaagtctatgactagcaacactggtaataatgaggtaatgatacacaaggaactgtatggacaaggacacgtgaaggtagtcagtggtctgcgatagcaagttgtaccactgctatagtgaggaggaatgtccaacagaaacaaggaggtgatgagcgtcagcggtctgcgggtagcaagttgtaccgctgtctgagtgaaggaatggaatccaagtggaggtatccaggaagtcagtggtctgcggtagcaagttgtaccactgctatgtgagaggataatggaacaggtggtactggaaacagggatcagtggtctgacatccgcaagttgtaccactgaatatatatgtgaggaggtgcacgggggaagactgcaacacaggatatacacaggcaccttatacacgatccacagtaatatgcacaatatagaaatatatatatgtaaatgactgatcaggtctgcaatctagaaagtctcttgaagtagtccagcacaatgataacacagtcaatgatggcaatagactcagcggatagcagactccagagagaaccaaacacagtccagcaagatatgcaatacacagcacagtcaatgagaagtatgcataccgtggttcagcagtagcagtcagatgggattgcagcggtacctgagcggctggagaccgactggataggaagtccctggataggagaagcagcggtctagcaggtgcagcgcacaggtaagtagaccgacagggacacgaatccacaggagtcagcaacacgtggaactggactcataggaaacccaggagaatggagatgatccagcagagggtagtagaagagatacaaatccaatgctgacaggagggtagagaccagtggaacacgtgaaggcgtggagagtggatcagcaggagatgaacgatagcgctgaccacagcagcaggactcagcggcacacggaggtaaccagtagcaaccacaggaaccaacagcgatgggaaacaggagtgcagcgcagggcaggagctgtagatcacgaagtgtagcagatggtaatgaaaagcggcagtctcaaggaagccacagcaaagatgagatgagaatgtagtgcacggaggcagcggatagtaatcagctggcagtcacgatgttgaacacaggcgagttgcaagcaggagactgtagtgcacagaggcagcggatagtagtcagctggcagtcacgatgttgaacacaggcgagttgcaagcaggagactgtagtgcacagaggcagcggatagtagtcagctggcagtcacgatgttgaacacagacgagttgcaagcaggagactgtagtgcacagaggcagcggatagtagtcagctggcagtcacgatgttgaacacaggcgagttgcaagcaggagactgtagtgcacagaggcagcggatagtagtcagctggcagtcacgatgttgaacacaggcgagttgcaagcaggagactgtagtgcacggaggcagcggatagaaatcagcaaacagacttgatgagaagcaggtgagtgaggtaaaagctggagtgcacggaggcagcggatagcaatgagcaaacagtcacattgatatagaATAacattgaagtggtgtagaagactgtagtgcacggaggcagcggataggaatcagcaaacagtcatgatgatacagttgatggtagaagtgctatggaaccacagtagtagaagtggattggaaaccacaggaatcagcagcgctgaataaacgagtaatacaggaacaccttcagagactcatgaggaatgagactccaagatcaggcaacgtggtagtgaccacaggtgcttaatatagggaggttgcctgatctgccaattaagttaaaggggtatacactgaagtatagaaaagggctgcgcatgcgcagaccctcaggatggtggacggccacggttcctaaatgtccgggaagaggcactcacggtccggtgagtgacaggtacgCCATGTCCCTCTTTGGTTTGGCAGGTGGTCGAACAGGCATTATAAGGCTGGCAGAAACGTCGCTGGCTCCTTCCACCAGGAGGGCATATCGGGCTGCGTGGCTGCAGTGGCGGCGGTTTTTACAGTCGCACGGTCGGTGCGACTCAGGTCAGAGCACTTACATGCTGGATTTCATTTGGGCTAAATATCAGGAAGGAATTACTAAAAATGTAATGGCAGCCATGCTGGCGGGCATTTCATTTATGGCTAAACTTCATGGGTGGACGGATTTTACAAAGGGGTTTTTAATATCCAAAGCTCTGAAAGGCTGGTCAAAGCTTCAACCAGGGAAGGAGGATGTGAGGAGGCCTGTCGATAAGAGTATTCTAAGAAAAATTATGTCTGCGCTGGCATACATAGCCGATAATGCTTATGAAGTGCTGCTGTTTAGTTCAGCTTTCTCGCTGGCTTTCTTTGGCGCATTCAGGGTGAGTGAGTTAGTGGCGCAATCTAAGCATGACTTGGGGAATGCTTTGTCGGCCAGGCATATGTTTTTGGATGTTAACATGCTTTCTTGTCAAATCCTTAGATCCAAAAGAGATCAATCGGCTCGTGGTCAGTGTATTTCCATCTCTGCTCAGGAGGATAGTGAGATCTGTCCCGTGTCCTGGTGCAATAAGTTCGAGAAAATTAGACCACGTGGGGCTGAGCCCTGGTTGGTTCATGCCGACAAATCTCCACTGTCGAAGTTTCAGTTCACAGACATATTTAAACGTGCGTTAGTGTACGCTGGTTTAGACCCATCGCGCTTTGGTACTCACTCCTTCAGAATTGGAGCAGCTACAGCTGCGGCTGAGGAGGGCTCTTCAGTTAGCGCCATTAAAGCTTTGGGTCGTTGGAGATCAGATGCGTACAAAACGTATAttagacaaacaaacaaatagtCAGTACGCAGTAGGTCATTCCCCTCCTGTGTTAACCTTGGGTCTTGCTGCTcgccgttgtttttatacgggggcatgaagggattttgccattttttcctccgactaaggcctgattagtggtgtgcctccggggttatggtttttaccttcatCTGGGTTAACACTACCCCCCttgtttaatatttgtaaaataaagtaaaataaattacagTCACCTGAAGTCACTTAGAAATTATCTAACTGTTCTACGATTCATGGAGCTGTGATATGCATATCAAGAATGGAGCAAGGTGTATCGGTGGAGGTGTATGTGAGCAACCTGTTGGTGATGACTCCTATTATCTGTGTTACAGGTGGTTCAACTCGGAGTCTAAAAATATGGTTTGTTGGGCAT
This genomic interval carries:
- the LOC142152430 gene encoding uncharacterized protein LOC142152430, producing the protein MSLFGLAGGRTGIIRLAETSLAPSTRRAYRAAWLQWRRFLQSHGRCDSGQSTYMLDFIWAKYQEGITKNVMAAMLAGISFMAKLHGWTDFTKGFLISKALKGWSKLQPGKEDVRRPVDKSILRKIMSALAYIADNAYEVLLFSSAFSLAFFGAFRVSELVAQSKHDLGNALSARHMFLDVNMLSCQILRSKRDQSARGQCISISAQEDSEICPVSWCNKFEKIRPRGAEPWLVHADKSPLSKFQFTDIFKRALVYAGLDPSRFGTHSFRIGAATAAAEEGSSVSAIKALGRWRSDAYKTYIRQTNK